In the Desulfuromonas sp. DDH964 genome, CCTGGCTGTAGCTCTGCGCCAGAAAGTCGGGCAGCTCGCCGACGCCGAGATTGCGCAGCACGTTGGTTGCAGAGGTGTCCAGCCCGGAATTGTCGATAGTAATGCTCGCGGCATAGGGGTTCAGGTTTGTCGCGCTGGCCGTGGCGCCGACGATGGCCGGGTTGGCGAGAGCGTATTCCACCGCCCGTTCAGCCGCCGAAAAAGCGCGCTGGGAGGTTTTGAAGTTGCTGGTGATGGTCAATTCACTGTGGGAGGTATTGAGCGCCAGGATGCCGAGCAGGCTCAGAATGCCCAGCATCACCAGAACCAGGATCAGGGCAAATCCTTGTTCGCCCTTGAGATTCTCCGCCGGATAGGGGTGCATGTTGTCCTCCCTGGGTCCCAGGATGATCAGTTGCGAAACTTGACAAGGGTCGTGAGGCTGCGGATTTTGACCCCGGAAAAGGTGTCCTTTCCAGTCTTGGTAGCGTCGGTACTCCCGGTCAGGACGATCCTCACCCCGACGATGTCGCCGATGGCGGAGGGATCTGTGACCGTCGCGACTTCCGAACCGTCCTCGAGGAGGTAGCTGAAGGTGAGGGCAGTGATATTGGCCGCGATTTCGATCGACCCTTCATTGCTGGAGCTTCGCAGAAGCACCTTCATGGCCGGGTCGGCGCTGTCCGTATCATCGACCAGGGTGTAAGTGACCTGCTGCACCAGATTCGGTACCGGAGCGGGTGCGTCGTATCCGGGTTTTGCCGGCGCCACCGCCACCCCGGTGGAGATATCGTTGGTGTCGTCGAGGGCGGCGTCGGTGTAAGGGAGAATGATGTCCCCCGCTGAAAACCCCGTTCCCGCCGGGATCCCCGTGAGGGTCAGGCTTGGGTTGGTGGGGTCTGGATCCACGTTGGTCACCTTGAAAAATGCCACCACCGGTTGGGTCGCAGTATTGGGTCGCACGATCCGTGCCCAACGGGTCGCCACGTCGTTGCCCGGACCGACGAAGAAACTGGCCATCCCGGGCTGCGCGAGGGTGAATATGTAGGTCTGGCCGGAGGC is a window encoding:
- a CDS encoding pilus assembly PilX family protein; this translates as MHPYPAENLKGEQGFALILVLVMLGILSLLGILALNTSHSELTITSNFKTSQRAFSAAERAVEYALANPAIVGATASATNLNPYAASITIDNSGLDTSATNVLRNLGVGELPDFLAQSYSQEKFGGNFYNISVQTRGPGGRSKARVETQQIRIFQKDDEGQLITTSGG
- a CDS encoding PilW family protein, yielding MTSRGQKGFSLIELLIVVAMMGLVVMAVYGLYGNTQRTAYTTEEVGEVQQNLRYAINRMSRDIRLTGFLVPVTTSKVVLASADTFSFRTASLSGAIGSLAAAPTVDPGDASGQTYIFTLAQPGMASFFVGPGNDVATRWARIVRPNTATQPVVAFFKVTNVDPDPTNPSLTLTGIPAGTGFSAGDIILPYTDAALDDTNDISTGVAVAPAKPGYDAPAPVPNLVQQVTYTLVDDTDSADPAMKVLLRSSSNEGSIEIAANITALTFSYLLEDGSEVATVTDPSAIGDIVGVRIVLTGSTDATKTGKDTFSGVKIRSLTTLVKFRN